In the genome of Cystobacter ferrugineus, one region contains:
- a CDS encoding NAD(P)-dependent oxidoreductase: MKKPLPEELSISVTGRGDAVTYGPERKKEPAPEPGLPLLIFGAAGRTGRCLVEQALAAGHRVTAFARDTRALPPAHARLRHIQGRVEDASAVEEAVKNHHAVLCALGPTGRKDAEAIARGTENIVAAMQRHQVWRLIYVPFHEQGDGWGPAALFDKLMARFRPRTNTSGWQQRVAVIRESALEWVIVRPTRLTDAEASGRHQVSIDQGKVPLRIARADVAAFMLEQLRSPRYVRKSPVIGG; the protein is encoded by the coding sequence GTGAAGAAGCCACTGCCAGAGGAACTCTCCATCTCGGTGACGGGTCGGGGAGACGCGGTCACGTACGGGCCGGAACGCAAGAAGGAGCCGGCGCCGGAGCCGGGGCTGCCGCTGCTCATCTTCGGTGCCGCGGGCCGCACGGGACGCTGTCTGGTGGAGCAGGCGCTCGCGGCGGGACACCGGGTCACCGCGTTCGCACGAGACACGCGCGCGCTCCCCCCGGCCCATGCCCGGCTGCGGCACATCCAGGGCCGGGTCGAGGACGCCAGCGCGGTGGAGGAAGCCGTGAAGAACCACCACGCCGTGCTGTGCGCGCTGGGTCCCACGGGGCGCAAGGACGCCGAGGCCATCGCCCGGGGGACGGAGAACATCGTCGCGGCGATGCAACGGCATCAGGTGTGGCGCCTCATCTATGTCCCCTTCCACGAGCAGGGAGATGGCTGGGGACCCGCGGCGCTCTTCGACAAGCTCATGGCCCGCTTCCGCCCGAGGACGAACACCAGCGGCTGGCAGCAGCGCGTGGCGGTGATTCGTGAAAGCGCCCTCGAGTGGGTGATCGTCCGGCCCACGCGGCTCACGGATGCCGAGGCGAGCGGACGGCATCAGGTGTCCATCGATCAGGGCAAGGTGCCGTTGCGCATCGCGCGGGCCGACGTGGCCGCGTTCATGCTCGAGCAGCTTCGTTCTCCCCGATACGTCCGGAAGTCCCCCGTCATTGGCGGCTGA
- a CDS encoding type VI secretion system Vgr family protein: MVARASLLGSTSLFRFAVNGCPDEMRVIQFSGTEAMSSPFEFHLKLACENQSLDFSDVVGKTALLTLMGELTPRFVHGIVSRFEQVNELHRHAIYHASLVPQTWRLRHRHDCRIFQDETTPDIIKKVFEKAGVSSDHFKFSLSNTYEPRNYCVQYRESDWAFVSRLMEEDGIFYFFEHHADKHVLVMGDSVSANQPIPGGELLPFRRPANFVTNEDHVQRFRFAEEIQPGTVSLRDFNFKKPDLSLHADGKAQVDADLEVYDYPGEYQHPGEGSSAKGKSLAKLRLEEWQASRKVGQGESDCERFCPGSLFTLAEHSRADYNARYLLTSVGHYGHQSQVLDEESSGGDFNYSNNFTCIAEQTPFRPPRTTPRPQVRGVQTAVVVGPSGEEIYTDEFGRVKVQFHWDRQGERNERSSCWIRVSQLWAGESWGAMFIPRIGQEVIVDFIEGDPDRPIITGRVYNGANPVPYPLPDEKTKSTIKSNTSLHGNGYNELRFEDKKGQEQIFMHAQRNMDKHVKNDSLENILHDRHQTIGSQLKEGKVGDQNEMIYRDKNLKVHRHRQEHIGGDMKLLVGGIDGDGNQDIVIQGQKKELIIKDSHLHVKSNLLEHVDHSQALTVGDNLQAKIGKKYLLEATQEIHLKSTRIIVDASSELTIQGPGGFITINASGIFIKGTMVYVNTGGAPIDRTESEPELPKDAAQAAPTEPTPADDGS, from the coding sequence ATGGTCGCACGAGCCTCATTGCTGGGCAGCACCTCGCTGTTCCGTTTCGCCGTCAACGGCTGTCCGGACGAGATGCGGGTCATCCAGTTCTCCGGAACCGAGGCGATGTCGAGCCCGTTCGAGTTCCACTTGAAGCTGGCCTGCGAGAATCAGTCGCTCGACTTCTCCGACGTGGTGGGCAAGACGGCCCTGCTCACCCTGATGGGGGAGTTAACGCCGCGCTTCGTGCATGGCATCGTCAGCCGCTTCGAGCAGGTCAACGAGTTGCACCGCCATGCCATCTACCACGCCAGCCTCGTGCCCCAGACGTGGCGCCTCCGGCACCGCCACGACTGCCGCATCTTCCAGGACGAGACCACCCCCGACATCATCAAGAAGGTCTTCGAGAAAGCGGGCGTCTCGAGCGACCACTTCAAGTTCTCCCTGAGCAACACCTACGAGCCCCGCAACTACTGCGTGCAGTACCGCGAGTCGGATTGGGCGTTCGTCAGCCGGCTCATGGAAGAAGATGGCATCTTCTATTTCTTCGAGCACCACGCGGACAAACATGTCCTCGTCATGGGCGACAGTGTCTCGGCGAACCAGCCCATCCCGGGCGGAGAGCTGCTGCCCTTCCGCCGTCCCGCCAACTTCGTCACCAACGAGGATCATGTCCAGCGGTTCCGCTTCGCCGAGGAGATCCAACCCGGCACGGTGAGCCTGCGCGACTTCAACTTCAAGAAGCCGGACCTGTCCCTGCACGCGGATGGCAAGGCGCAGGTGGACGCGGATCTGGAGGTCTACGACTATCCGGGCGAGTACCAGCACCCCGGCGAGGGCAGCTCCGCCAAGGGCAAGAGCCTGGCGAAGCTGCGGCTGGAGGAGTGGCAGGCCAGCCGCAAGGTGGGACAGGGAGAAAGCGATTGCGAGCGCTTCTGCCCGGGCTCCCTGTTCACGCTGGCGGAGCACTCCCGCGCCGACTACAACGCGCGCTATCTCCTCACCAGCGTGGGCCATTATGGCCACCAGTCCCAGGTGCTCGACGAGGAGTCTTCCGGGGGGGATTTCAACTACTCCAACAACTTCACCTGCATCGCGGAGCAGACTCCCTTCCGCCCGCCCCGGACGACGCCGCGGCCGCAAGTCCGTGGAGTGCAGACGGCGGTGGTTGTCGGCCCCTCGGGCGAGGAGATCTACACGGACGAGTTCGGGCGGGTGAAGGTCCAGTTCCATTGGGACCGCCAAGGCGAGCGCAATGAGCGCAGCTCCTGTTGGATCCGCGTGAGCCAGCTCTGGGCGGGAGAGTCCTGGGGCGCGATGTTCATCCCCCGCATCGGGCAGGAGGTCATCGTCGACTTCATCGAGGGCGACCCGGACCGGCCCATCATCACCGGGCGTGTGTACAACGGCGCCAACCCGGTGCCCTACCCTCTTCCGGACGAGAAGACCAAGAGCACCATCAAGTCCAACACCTCCCTGCACGGGAACGGCTACAACGAGCTGCGCTTCGAGGACAAGAAGGGCCAGGAGCAGATCTTCATGCATGCCCAGCGCAACATGGACAAGCATGTGAAGAACGACTCCCTGGAGAACATCCTGCATGATCGCCACCAGACCATTGGCAGCCAGCTCAAGGAGGGGAAGGTCGGCGATCAGAACGAGATGATCTACCGGGACAAGAACCTCAAGGTCCACCGGCACCGCCAGGAGCACATCGGCGGGGACATGAAGTTGCTGGTGGGCGGCATCGACGGTGATGGAAACCAGGACATCGTCATCCAGGGGCAGAAGAAGGAACTCATCATCAAGGACAGCCACCTTCACGTGAAGTCCAACCTCCTCGAGCACGTGGACCACAGTCAGGCATTGACCGTGGGCGATAATCTCCAGGCAAAGATCGGGAAGAAGTACTTGCTGGAGGCCACCCAGGAGATCCACCTCAAATCCACTCGGATCATCGTCGATGCCTCGAGCGAGTTGACCATCCAGGGCCCGGGAGGATTCATCACCATCAACGCCAGTGGCATCTTCATCAAGGGCACCATGGTCTATGTCAATACGGGTGGAGCCCCCATCGACAGGACCGAATCGGAACCCGAGTTGCCCAAGGACGCCGCCCAGGCCGCGCCCACTGAACCCACGCCAGCCGATGATGGGTCCTGA
- a CDS encoding DcrB-related protein: protein MPLYLTNEVSLQLPDELIDKTINIFSLSDDSPSEFSLVIARDQLQAGERLGNLADKQLRQLSSRLQDFKLLRRDDVMIDHHPALSADYQWHSQNGLLHQRQITLLTNEQTKNGRVVITITATFKSTPLPYWEEKFTAILKGLQLRKA from the coding sequence ATGCCGCTCTACCTGACAAACGAGGTCTCCCTCCAGTTGCCGGACGAACTCATCGACAAGACAATCAACATCTTCTCCTTGTCCGATGATTCACCGAGCGAGTTCAGCCTCGTGATCGCGCGAGACCAACTCCAAGCGGGCGAGCGGCTCGGAAACCTCGCCGACAAACAATTACGTCAATTGTCCAGCAGACTGCAGGACTTCAAATTGCTGAGGCGAGACGACGTGATGATTGATCACCACCCAGCGCTCAGCGCCGATTATCAATGGCATTCCCAGAATGGCCTCTTGCATCAACGGCAGATCACACTGCTGACCAATGAGCAGACGAAGAACGGCCGGGTGGTCATCACAATCACCGCGACGTTCAAAAGCACCCCTCTTCCTTATTGGGAGGAGAAGTTCACGGCGATACTGAAGGGCCTGCAACTCCGGAAGGCTTGA
- a CDS encoding PAAR domain-containing protein — protein MGEVLGSLSVIGGSVTGQLVTGSPDVLINGLPAARCHQGGGDSGQCSGMPPLAWPPHGTEWIAQGSSSVIINDQPAARVGDKLQCGATISAGSSNVIIGGPQITTLDIDPEVPDWLNTTLLCAGVGSAVVLAGPVVALMGLAGSMAGGYVLGEAGAAMFGAGSDGQKLMGLVGSVIGGGALARLSVRPAYQLGNKIGGRTGEFVRGGVRASPSTRPQEHAERRASEIREMSKNQQNQRTMTSAAVDRDRINTHARLFTYNPEATSTRRLVHGPASGHLAFRAGTARQHRPPP, from the coding sequence GTGGGCGAGGTGCTCGGCTCACTATCGGTCATCGGTGGAAGTGTGACAGGGCAGCTCGTCACCGGCTCACCAGACGTGCTGATCAACGGCCTGCCAGCGGCACGCTGCCACCAAGGAGGGGGAGACTCTGGCCAGTGCAGCGGGATGCCCCCCCTCGCCTGGCCGCCTCATGGCACCGAGTGGATTGCCCAGGGCAGCAGCAGCGTGATCATCAATGACCAACCCGCGGCCCGTGTCGGCGACAAGCTCCAGTGTGGAGCAACAATCTCGGCGGGCTCCTCGAATGTGATCATCGGGGGTCCCCAGATCACCACGCTCGACATCGACCCAGAGGTCCCAGACTGGCTCAATACGACATTGCTCTGTGCTGGAGTGGGGAGCGCGGTCGTCCTGGCCGGGCCAGTCGTCGCCCTCATGGGACTTGCTGGGAGCATGGCCGGCGGCTATGTCCTCGGAGAAGCAGGCGCCGCCATGTTTGGAGCCGGTTCGGATGGACAGAAGCTCATGGGCCTCGTCGGCTCGGTCATCGGTGGCGGCGCGCTGGCCCGGCTGAGCGTCCGGCCTGCCTACCAGCTTGGCAACAAGATCGGTGGGCGAACGGGAGAGTTCGTCCGTGGCGGTGTACGTGCCTCTCCCAGTACCAGGCCGCAGGAGCACGCCGAACGGCGGGCCTCCGAAATTCGTGAGATGAGCAAGAACCAGCAGAATCAACGCACCATGACCTCGGCCGCCGTGGATCGGGATAGAATCAATACTCATGCCAGACTTTTCACCTACAACCCAGAAGCTACTTCAACGCGCCGGCTGGTCCACGGGCCGGCGAGTGGACATCTCGCCTTTCGAGCAGGTACTGCTCGACAACACAGGCCCCCTCCATGA
- a CDS encoding SUKH-3 domain-containing protein, which yields MDISPFEQVLLDNTGPLHERVREFLSEFGGLHVQSQREGNDFQTDPRLATKNFHIDEEGLSDYSAHVGAPVCCVGVASRALMMLLMDPAGRMFAVMDDLIYLAGNSPHVALESLCSGRPLHELGSAEAGPE from the coding sequence GTGGACATCTCGCCTTTCGAGCAGGTACTGCTCGACAACACAGGCCCCCTCCATGAGCGCGTACGCGAATTCCTCTCCGAATTCGGCGGTCTCCACGTGCAAAGCCAGAGGGAGGGCAATGACTTCCAGACAGATCCCAGGCTGGCCACGAAGAATTTCCATATTGATGAAGAGGGCCTCTCGGACTATAGCGCTCATGTGGGGGCGCCTGTGTGTTGTGTGGGGGTTGCCAGTCGAGCCTTGATGATGTTGCTCATGGACCCGGCGGGCAGGATGTTTGCCGTGATGGATGACCTGATCTACCTGGCGGGCAACTCGCCCCATGTGGCGCTCGAGTCGCTTTGTAGTGGGAGGCCTCTTCATGAGCTTGGCTCCGCCGAGGCAGGGCCCGAGTGA
- a CDS encoding polymorphic toxin type 44 domain-containing protein, producing the protein MDPVSFIHQKMLENERGPDVAYMREKLKTTWVDVVVPRKQDIESIQALHRWYQLVKNRAPWDYKQEIISRFGRWMDDPQRPIRYGYDIWANLHYGYIGLACGFSQWTLLQGAGFAQWRAGTSPDGYWERRLDTLGDADVAAALDDPKDQEAIRAGFSLWEDFGASVQPFHLWNELRKRANRLSTEPRGGFSRAAR; encoded by the coding sequence ATGGATCCTGTGTCATTCATCCACCAGAAGATGCTCGAGAACGAGCGGGGCCCGGATGTCGCCTACATGCGTGAGAAGTTGAAAACCACGTGGGTCGATGTCGTGGTGCCGCGCAAGCAGGACATCGAGAGCATCCAAGCCCTTCACCGATGGTATCAATTGGTCAAGAACCGGGCGCCCTGGGACTACAAGCAGGAGATCATCAGCCGGTTCGGACGATGGATGGATGACCCGCAGCGGCCCATCCGCTACGGCTACGACATCTGGGCGAACCTCCATTACGGGTACATCGGTCTGGCCTGCGGTTTCTCCCAGTGGACGCTGCTACAAGGGGCGGGATTCGCTCAATGGCGCGCGGGAACATCGCCCGATGGGTATTGGGAGCGACGTCTGGATACCCTTGGGGACGCGGATGTGGCTGCCGCCCTCGATGACCCCAAGGATCAAGAGGCCATCAGGGCCGGTTTCAGCCTGTGGGAGGATTTTGGAGCCTCTGTTCAACCATTCCATCTCTGGAATGAGCTCCGTAAGCGTGCCAACAGGCTCTCAACCGAACCAAGAGGCGGATTCTCGAGAGCAGCCCGATGA
- a CDS encoding glycosyl hydrolase family 18 protein — MASASMGVMAYSNLRPTRTHSKLPDNHSRRLLGAACATLLLATACSPASGSPVEQDGTTEAASSALRTSGVSFKTVLGNRYVGAQDNGGGAVIATATSAQEWEKFTLDDINGGALESGDSVFILAGTGNYFQAANGGGSSLNAASWNALGWETFRIVKQSGSGVIANGDIVGLQTVTTGHWVSAENGGGGTVFAYGGAFGSWEQLTISGLPSNPTPPTTTSTRVVGYLPNWYGSYASWVGRVDFDKLTHVNLAFALGDANGHLELAPASDLATFVNAAHAKGVKVFPSLCGGGGDGRITPFYQPGKVDAFVDHIIDFVVSNNMDGIDVDVEAPDRMGAAYDTFIAKLIAKARPRGLPVTAAVSQWMQYGMSDTTLRSFDFITVMSYDNAGTWTGAGEHSSYAQAQTALAFYTNKGVSKDKIVLGVPFYGYCWGNCGGGQSSTYVLYKDILAKYPNAWNSDWINANGAQYSYNGLATMRAKTTLARQYGGIMIWELAGDPSTTSEYSLLRAIHGALQ; from the coding sequence ATGGCCAGCGCCTCCATGGGCGTCATGGCCTACTCCAACCTTCGTCCGACCAGGACCCATTCCAAACTCCCTGACAACCACTCCAGGCGGCTCCTGGGTGCCGCGTGCGCGACCCTGCTCCTCGCGACCGCGTGCTCCCCGGCGAGCGGTTCTCCTGTCGAACAGGACGGCACCACCGAGGCCGCCTCGAGCGCGCTGCGCACTTCTGGCGTGAGCTTCAAGACGGTGCTCGGCAACCGCTACGTGGGCGCCCAGGACAACGGAGGCGGCGCGGTCATCGCGACGGCGACGAGCGCCCAGGAGTGGGAGAAGTTCACCCTCGACGACATCAACGGTGGGGCCCTCGAGAGCGGGGACTCGGTCTTCATCCTCGCGGGCACCGGGAACTACTTCCAGGCCGCCAATGGCGGCGGCTCCTCGCTCAACGCCGCGAGCTGGAATGCCCTCGGGTGGGAGACGTTCCGCATCGTCAAGCAGAGCGGAAGTGGAGTGATTGCCAACGGTGACATCGTCGGCCTGCAGACGGTGACGACGGGCCACTGGGTCTCCGCGGAGAATGGCGGCGGCGGCACGGTGTTCGCGTACGGCGGCGCGTTCGGCAGTTGGGAGCAATTGACGATCTCCGGCCTGCCCTCCAACCCGACGCCGCCGACGACGACGAGCACGCGGGTCGTGGGCTATCTGCCCAACTGGTACGGCTCCTACGCGAGCTGGGTCGGTCGGGTGGACTTCGACAAGCTCACGCATGTGAACCTCGCCTTCGCCCTGGGCGACGCGAACGGGCACCTCGAGCTGGCGCCGGCCAGTGACCTCGCCACGTTCGTGAACGCCGCGCATGCCAAGGGCGTGAAGGTGTTCCCCTCGCTCTGTGGTGGCGGTGGAGATGGCCGGATCACGCCCTTCTACCAGCCCGGCAAGGTCGATGCCTTCGTGGACCACATCATCGACTTCGTGGTCTCCAACAACATGGACGGCATCGACGTGGACGTGGAGGCGCCGGATCGCATGGGCGCCGCGTACGACACGTTCATCGCGAAGTTGATCGCCAAGGCGCGCCCACGTGGTCTTCCCGTGACGGCCGCCGTCTCGCAGTGGATGCAGTACGGCATGTCGGACACCACGCTGCGTTCCTTCGACTTCATCACCGTCATGTCCTACGACAACGCGGGCACCTGGACGGGCGCGGGCGAGCACTCGAGCTATGCGCAGGCCCAGACCGCGCTCGCCTTCTATACGAACAAGGGTGTGTCGAAGGACAAGATCGTGCTCGGCGTGCCCTTCTACGGCTACTGCTGGGGCAACTGTGGCGGAGGCCAGAGCAGCACGTACGTGCTCTACAAGGACATCCTGGCGAAGTACCCCAACGCCTGGAACTCGGATTGGATCAACGCCAACGGAGCCCAGTATTCGTACAACGGCCTCGCGACGATGCGCGCGAAGACGACGCTGGCCAGGCAGTACGGCGGAATCATGATCTGGGAGCTGGCCGGAGACCCGAGCACCACGAGCGAGTACTCCCTGCTTCGCGCCATCCACGGCGCGCTGCAGTAG
- a CDS encoding BlaI/MecI/CopY family transcriptional regulator → MSKSSQNEAPRPLTPVELELMQIVWRHDEVSVADVLEALPPERKLAYTSVSTVLRILEQKGVLRSRKVGRGHLYSAVLPREAYELQSVRHLVETVFDGTPSALVERLVEAVPLSPEEVEQIRKLLAKKGSRS, encoded by the coding sequence GTGTCCAAGTCATCGCAGAACGAAGCGCCCAGGCCGCTCACGCCCGTGGAGCTGGAGCTGATGCAGATCGTCTGGCGCCACGACGAGGTGAGCGTGGCGGACGTGCTCGAGGCGCTGCCGCCAGAGAGGAAGCTGGCCTACACCTCGGTGTCCACGGTGCTGCGCATCCTCGAGCAGAAGGGGGTGCTGCGCAGCCGGAAGGTGGGCCGGGGGCACCTGTACTCGGCGGTGCTGCCGCGCGAGGCCTACGAACTCCAGAGCGTGCGGCACCTGGTGGAGACGGTGTTCGACGGCACTCCTTCCGCGCTGGTGGAGCGCCTGGTCGAGGCCGTCCCGCTCTCTCCCGAGGAGGTGGAGCAGATCCGGAAGCTGCTCGCCAAGAAGGGCTCCCGGTCATGA
- a CDS encoding M56 and MltD domain-containing protein, which translates to MSALASTWTTGYVSVALLLTVGYALLRAALALLGRLGLQLSARQTLWAGRVTLALALLLPPACMSMRGLVPTGPLFAFERSVVRLTTRLPEPAWNAPPRATAPLPAEVPASFPVGMAVVLLLGAPTGVYCARELRQHLRLLRQLEALPRVRQVGRVAVVLLDTGATAFSTWFPRLAPHPSAWVAVPAHLLEDPAGLRMTVLHELQHHRQRDTVLAYVRLLLDGLFFWNPAVRAFGRWLATSQEFACDEALVSGGKARPHDYARCLLDAALRASGSPPLPASVTGMAHPTTRRIEMLFQSRPSRSHRALGLVATIALTLVPLTLWAQSATRGRAVTLAEAQALARSSQPQGDLPVVVDELVLEKLNQLVTTPKGRAFMKKALGNLTTHREALTRTLRARGLPEGLLAVAMVESAVTNMPETSTNPSLAPGMRGAGVWMFIPSTARQYGLQVDAERDERLDVARETEAAAALFSDLHGHYGDWRLALAAYNQGDKKVDEVLSATGLRDASALARAGHINDYVSTVQAGLLVLRNPHLLD; encoded by the coding sequence ATGAGCGCCCTCGCGAGCACCTGGACCACGGGCTATGTGAGCGTGGCGCTCCTGCTCACCGTGGGCTACGCCCTGTTGCGCGCCGCCCTCGCCCTCCTGGGGCGGCTGGGCCTCCAGTTGTCGGCACGGCAGACGTTGTGGGCCGGGCGCGTGACGCTGGCACTGGCGCTCCTGCTTCCCCCCGCGTGCATGAGCATGCGCGGGCTGGTGCCCACCGGACCCCTCTTCGCCTTCGAGCGCTCCGTGGTGCGCCTCACCACGCGATTGCCAGAGCCAGCCTGGAACGCGCCCCCGCGAGCCACCGCGCCCCTGCCCGCCGAGGTACCCGCGTCCTTCCCAGTGGGGATGGCCGTGGTGCTGCTGCTCGGAGCGCCCACGGGGGTGTACTGCGCGCGGGAGCTCCGCCAGCACCTGCGGCTGCTCCGCCAGCTCGAAGCACTGCCCCGCGTGCGCCAGGTGGGCCGTGTGGCCGTGGTCCTCCTCGACACCGGGGCCACCGCCTTCTCCACCTGGTTCCCGCGTCTGGCGCCCCACCCCAGCGCCTGGGTGGCGGTGCCCGCCCATCTCCTGGAAGACCCAGCGGGCCTGCGGATGACGGTCCTGCACGAGCTCCAGCACCACCGCCAACGCGACACGGTGCTCGCCTACGTGCGCCTGCTCCTGGACGGGCTCTTCTTCTGGAACCCCGCGGTGCGCGCCTTCGGACGGTGGCTCGCCACCAGCCAGGAGTTCGCCTGCGACGAGGCGCTCGTGTCCGGAGGCAAGGCCCGTCCACACGACTACGCGCGCTGCCTGCTCGACGCGGCCCTGCGCGCCTCCGGTTCCCCCCCGCTTCCCGCCAGTGTCACGGGCATGGCCCACCCCACCACCAGGAGGATCGAAATGCTGTTCCAATCCCGTCCCAGCCGTTCCCACCGTGCCCTCGGGCTCGTCGCCACCATCGCCCTGACGCTCGTCCCCCTCACCCTGTGGGCGCAGAGCGCCACCCGTGGCCGTGCGGTGACGCTCGCCGAGGCCCAGGCACTCGCGCGCTCCTCGCAACCCCAGGGTGACCTGCCCGTGGTGGTGGACGAGCTGGTGCTGGAGAAGCTCAACCAGTTGGTGACCACGCCCAAGGGCCGCGCCTTCATGAAGAAGGCCCTGGGCAACCTGACCACCCACCGTGAGGCGCTCACGCGCACGCTGCGCGCCCGGGGACTGCCGGAGGGGCTGCTGGCCGTGGCGATGGTGGAGTCGGCGGTGACCAACATGCCGGAGACGTCGACGAATCCCTCGCTGGCTCCCGGCATGAGAGGCGCGGGCGTGTGGATGTTCATCCCCTCGACGGCGCGCCAGTACGGACTCCAGGTCGACGCGGAGCGTGACGAGCGGCTCGACGTGGCGCGCGAGACGGAGGCCGCCGCGGCCCTCTTCTCCGATCTGCACGGCCACTATGGCGACTGGCGCCTGGCGCTCGCGGCCTACAACCAGGGCGACAAGAAGGTGGACGAGGTGCTGAGCGCGACGGGCCTGCGCGACGCCAGCGCACTCGCCCGCGCCGGCCACATCAATGACTACGTGAGCACCGTGCAGGCCGGACTCCTCGTCCTGCGCAACCCCCACCTGCTCGACTGA
- a CDS encoding nuclear transport factor 2 family protein — MKPQDLQYTLDWIAIRELVAEYGQAIDFGKDTGDWSRWVNVFTPQVTADYSRLFGDEPVTMAREQMAQVGGNALAPFSRVQHATANTVRTHFKNDTEAQVMAYADVGHFFSVGGVIQEWTVVIRYTHDLEKTTEGWRIRRVMLDPIHFRGNPLGLDMVKGKRLV; from the coding sequence ATGAAGCCGCAGGATCTCCAATACACGCTGGACTGGATCGCCATCCGGGAGCTGGTGGCCGAGTACGGACAGGCCATCGACTTCGGCAAGGACACGGGAGACTGGAGCCGCTGGGTGAACGTCTTCACGCCCCAGGTCACCGCGGACTACAGCCGGCTCTTCGGGGACGAGCCGGTCACCATGGCGCGGGAGCAGATGGCCCAGGTGGGCGGCAACGCCCTGGCTCCCTTCAGCAGGGTCCAGCACGCCACGGCCAACACCGTGCGGACCCACTTCAAGAATGACACGGAGGCCCAGGTGATGGCCTATGCGGACGTCGGCCACTTCTTCTCCGTGGGCGGTGTCATCCAGGAGTGGACCGTCGTCATCCGCTATACCCATGACCTGGAGAAGACCACCGAGGGCTGGAGGATCCGCCGGGTGATGTTGGATCCCATCCACTTCCGCGGCAACCCGCTGGGTCTCGATATGGTCAAGGGCAAGCGGCTCGTCTGA